The following proteins come from a genomic window of Hypanus sabinus isolate sHypSab1 chromosome 9, sHypSab1.hap1, whole genome shotgun sequence:
- the znf217 gene encoding zinc finger protein 217: MRVQYQDDQERPSEEELMPWFTDQPHEFVVKPTESTIMKTSGVKDDVSSTLDFSDAKNSFEHHCSICDQYFPFSNVLAQHMSMHTTKKPFEHPFCDRKASQKAHLKIHLRKHKLDHLQQGKKTGRSKTNLSPISFDITNTMSDGITPNDPDVTEINVKPVNGVTLSLESLEGKVIQADECPPCMFCNKGFQHLEDLQHHVLIQHKPTLCEPTVLRVEEGLSPVEEGPIAISSPEQEANDDSELSCKVCGLSCESVLNLETHMRKHKDSFTYGCNVCGRRFKEPWFLKNHMRTHSSKARGKSQQDLEGPATINNVAMQEQILGNFVSPYKMCMVCGFLFPNKDSLKEHSKVHNKDLTDQMDDYSLQKELVVSQEGFLQMLNLSPFSSQSCNKSVKLGKWIPELDAFNTYQAWQLATKGKVAVGRENVKDPGQIANSENEEESSDKEESSEQWAIDKSNHGTTFENLEKSKIKHNSVGQNGSPPTGEVDVDPKLTQNKHKPTNCAVCGKIFRTYHQLVLHSRVHRKGRKSVETPPTSADGSEPGSQPIDSITATEDRSPGTDKPEEGSEEGSEDGVLGEGLSSDRSEDGSERGRSRESGSSGECSYCGKSFRSNYYLNIHLRIHTGEKPHRCPLCDYAAAQKTSLKYHLERHHKGEQKRTEERNEPLKNALASAKLEVAPKEISEPVQESADGRRLFTDSLGSAKDLDADFPRGKQKRIHSSTSPIFQNADFSNMSREFPDLNTSTSFHHNRQIFCKTLLPVPYGEKSKDEKLVAELQRSNLDAKVVIELDDSKALEGCLMAENSAQENNARSMKVESTSINDQCFISARGNMEDYCDKYESSLSEKPLNLCTTVYQQSLCSGSSPQGNAPTSFSKSALQSNACPYCTYRTFYPEVLVMHQRLVHKYNLDLSPVNGFRNAFHNEAIKSRRTGCPPALLGKNVSSLLATKEMSKQFSRRTKSPLPAGPPDASDLLPGKAKSSSSSHQSLCNNLLPSAADSRSGDFKAFKVTQNPNIHLESYGSVHSETRQMQEVVQKTEINGSSEAGTSKRNMSEMSGTKLDYESEGPMGPLFRYDSHWASNVSKMCLTNVSENQGGLDSHEPTAKRMKINSPLRNDQLSFGIRRSIQGRNMKISQEISPIQARSTGVSTKPGSPLELSGIDSHWNVLKILNSCSPQDLASLYDTCGPSNSRDPNTTQEVKRPLQYLQHSNSMSQKRSINHSLGGSLDKEYMTQ; the protein is encoded by the exons ATGAGAGTACAATATCAAGACGACCAGGAAAGACCATCTGAAGAAGAGCTTATGCCTTGGTTTACTGACCAACCGCATGAATTTGTGGTGAAGCCAACTGAGAGCACGATAATGAAAACATCTGGCGTTAAAGATGACGTGAGCTCAACGCTTGATTTTTCAGATGCAAAAAATTCATTTGAACACCACTGCTCAATTTGTGATCAATACTTCCCTTTTAGTAATGTTTTGGCACAGCATATGAGCATGCATACAACTAAAAAGCCATTTGAACATCCCTTCTGTGACCGTAAAGCTTCTCAGAAAGCCCATTTGAAAATTCACCTTCGAAAGCACAAACTAGACCATTTACAACAGGGGAAAAAAACTGGAAGGAGTAAGACCAATTTGTCGCCTATAAGTTTTGATATCACAAATACAATGTCTGATGGTATCACTCCCAATGACCCAGATGTGACTGAGATTAATGTTAAACCAGTAAATGGTGTTACTCTGTCCCTTGAGAGCTTGGAAGGAAAGGTAATCCAAGCTGATGAGTGCCCACCATGTATGTTCTGTAATAAAGGCTTTCAACACTTAGAAGACCTCCAGCACCACGTGCTAATTCAGCACAAGCCCACACTCTGCGAGCCAACAGTCCTCCGAGTTGAGGAAGGCTTGAGCCCTGTTGAAGAGGGGCCCATTGCTATAAGCTCGCCGGAGCAAGAGGCAAATGATGACAGTGAGCTGAGTTGTAAAGTTTGTGGACTGTCCTGTGAGAGTGTTTTGAATCTGGAAACTCACATGAGGAAACACAAGGATTCGTTCACCTATGGCTGTAATGTATGTGGCCGGCGTTTTAAAGAGCCTTGGTTTCTGAAGAACCACATGCGGACCCATTCGAGTAAAGCCAGGGGGAAATCTCAGCAGGACTTGGAAGGTCCTGCGACGATCAATAACGTTGCTATGCAGGAACAAATATTGGGAAATTTTGTTTCTCCTTATAAAATGTGTATGGTATGTGGGTTTCTTTTCCCTAACAAAGACAGCTTAAAGGAACATAGCAAAGTTCACAACAAAGATTTGACTGATCAAATGGATGATTACTCCTTACAAAAGGAACTTGTAGTGTCACAGGAAGGATTCCTACAGATGCTGAACCTAAGTCCTTTCTCGTCACAAAGTTGCAACAAATCTgtgaaactgggaaaatggattcCTGAGCTTGACGCTTTCAATACCTATCAGGCTTGGCAGCTGGCCACCAAGGGGAAAGTGGCAGTAGGCCGAGAGAATGTCAAAGATCCAGGGCAAATAGCAAACTCGGAAAATGAGGAGGAGTCCTCTGACAAAGAGGAATCCAGTGAGCAGTGGGCCATAGATAAAAGCAATCATGGTACGACCTTTGAGAACCTGGAAAAGTCCAAGATCAAACACAACAGTGTCGGTCAGAATGGGTCTCCTCCAACGGGAGAAGTGGATGTTGATCCAAAATTAACTCAGAACAAGCATAAACCAACCAACTGCGCGGTGTGTGGAAAGATTTTTAGAACATATCATCAATTGGTGCTGCACTCCAGAGTGCACAGGAAAGGCAGGAAAAGTGTGGAGACGCCACCAACTTCAGCTGATGGCAGTGAACCTGGCAGTCAGCCCATAGACTCTATCACAGCAACAGAAGATCGCAGTCCAGGGACCGATAAGCCCGAGGAGGGCTCTGAAGAGGGTTCGGAAGATGGAGTGCTAGGTGAAGGTCTGTCATCAG ATCGGAGTGAGGATGGCTCAGAACGAGGAAGAAGCAGAGAGTCTGGCTCATCTGGTGAATGCAGTTACTGCGGAAAGTCTTTTCGTTCAAACTATTACCTCAATATTCATCTCAGGATTCATACAG GTGAAAAACCACATAGATGTCCTCTCTGTGACTATGCTGCAGCTCAAAAAACCTCACTCAAGTATCATTTGGAGCGACATCACAAGGGTGAGCAGAAAAGGACTGAAGAAAGGAATGAACCTCTGAAGAATGCATTGGCATCTGCAAAATTGGAAGTAGCACCAAAAGAAATCAGTGAACCTGTTCAAGAATCCGCTGACGGCAGAAGGTTGTTTACGGATTCATTGGGCAGTGCCAAAGATTTAGATGCAGACTTTCCTCGGGGGAAACAAAAACGGATTCATTCATCTACTAGTCCAATTTTTCAAAACGCTGATTTTTCAAACATGAGTAGGGAATTCCCTGACCTGAACACAAGTACAAGTTTCCATCACAATCGACAGATCTTTTGCAAAACACTTTTGCCTGTTCCGTATGGTGAGAAATCAAAGGATGAAAAGCTGGTGGCTGAGCTGcagagaagcaacttggatgCAAAGGTTGTTATTGAACTGGATGATTCTAAGGCCTTGGAGGGATGTTTAATGGCAGAAAATAGTGCACAAGAGAATAATGCCAGAAGTATGAAGGTGGAATCCACTTCAATAAATGACCAATGCTTCATTAGTGCTAGAGGTAACATGGAGGACTACTGTGATAAATATGAATCCAGCTTATCAGAAAAGCCTTTAAATCTTTGTACCACGGTATATCAGCAAAGCCTGTGCAGTGGTAGTAGTCCTCAGGGAAATGCACCTACCTCATTTTCCAAGAGTGCCTTACAGAGCAATGCGTGTCCATATTGTACCTACAGAACTTTTTACCCAGAGGTCTTAGTAATGCACCAAAGGTTGGTACATAAATATAATCTTGACCTAAGTCCAGTAAATGGATTTCGAAATGCTTTTCATAACGAGGCAATTAAAAGCAGGCGCACTGGATGCCCTCCTGCACTATTAGGTAAAAATGTTTCTTCTTTGCTTGCCACCAAAGAAATGAGCAAACAGTTTTCACGCCGGACCAAGTCACCACTACCAGCCGGTCCACCGGATGCTTCAGACTTGCTACCTGGAAAAGCAAAATCATCATCTTCCTCTCACCAGTCTCTGTGCAATAATCTCCTTCCCTCTGCAGCAGATTCTAGATCTGGTGACTTCAAAGCTTTCAAGGTGACCCAGAATCCTAACATACATCTTGAAAGCTATGGATCTGTACATTCTGAAACTAGACAGATGCAAGAGGTGGTGCAAAAGACAGAAATAAATGGATCCTCAGAAGCTGGTACTAGTAAGAGAAATATGTCTGAAATGTCTGGTACTAAGTTGGACTATGAATCTGAAGGACCCATGGGACCTTTGTTTAGATATGACAGTCACTGGGCTTCAAATGTTAGCAAAATGTGTCTTACTAATGTATCTGAGAATCAGGGAGGTTTGGACTCGCATGAGCCTACAGCTAAAAGAATGAAAATAAATAGTCCTTTAAGAAATGATCAGCTTTCATTTGGAATCAGGAGGAGTATCCAAGGAAGAAATATGAAAATATCTCAGGAGATATCCCCTATTCAGGCAAGAAGCACAGGGGTATCGACTAAACCAGGATCACCCTTGGAGTTAAGTGGAATTGattctcattggaatgtattGAAAATTTTGAATTCCTGCAGCCCACAAGATCTTGCTTCACTGTATGACACTTGTGGACCCAGTAACAGTAGAGATCCTAATACTACTCAAGAAG